In Longimicrobium sp., the sequence CACGGGCCGCTGTGCCATCCTGTTCCCCCACGGCGTGCTCTTTCGCAAGGAAGAGGCGGAGATGCGGCGGCGGCTGGTGGAGGCGGACCTGGTGGAGTGCGTGCTGGGGCTGGGGCCCAACCTGTTCTACAACTCGCCCATGGAGGCGTGCATCGTCCTCTGTCGCACGGCCAAGCCAACGGAGCGGCGCGGCTGTGTGCTGTTCATCGACGCGGTGAACGAAGTGGCGCGTGAGCGTGCGGCGAGCTTTCTGAAGCCCGGGCACCAGGCGCGGATCGAGAACGCCTACGCCGCCTTCGCGGACGAGCCGGGGTTCGCGAGGGTCGCGACGCGCGAGGAGATCGGCGCGCAAGCGTGGAGCCTTTCCATCCCGCTCTACGTCAAGCGCGCCAGTCAAGCGGCAGGAAACGGCGAGGCGCGGACGCTCGCGGCTGCGTGGGCCGCGTGGGAAGCGTCGGGACAGACCTTCTGGACGGAGATGGACGCAGTGGTGGACATGCTCGACGGGCTTATGGTCGAGGAAGCGACGGAGGCCGTCAGTGCCTGAGCTCAAGCCGGGATGGCGCCGAGTGAAGTTCGGCGAGGTGGTGCGCCAAGTGAAGAATCGCGCAGATCCGGAAACATCTGGCCTGGAACGTTTCGTCGCGGGTGAGCACATGGACAGCGACAACCTGAAGATCCGGCACTGGGGGAACATCAGGGACGGCTATCTCGGGCCGGCGTTCCACATGCGCTTCCGGCCAGGCCAGGTTCTGTACGGATCGCGGCGGACCTATCTGCGAAAGGTCGCGCTGGCAGACTTCGAGGGGATCTGCGCGAACACTACGTTCGTTCTGGAGTCCGCTGACCCGGAACTGCTCCTGCCCGAGCTGCTGCCGTTTGTCCTGCAAACTGAGGGGTTTCACGCGCACTCCAAGCGCGAGTCGAAGGGGTCGGTCAACCCGTACGTTAACTTCTCGGACCTGGCTTGGTACGAATTCGAGTTGCCGCCTCAGGTTGAGCAGCATCGGCTCGCGCGCGCTCTCGCGTCGGCTGAAGGAGCGATCCAGATGCTGACGAATGCGGCGGAAAGCACGCTCGTCGCGGCTCAGGCATTCTCTGGGGAGATGTTCCGTGGTAATAGCCGCGCTGACATGGTGCCGCACCCCCGTTTGGAAAGAGTGGCGGCAGGGTGGGATGTCCGGACGATCGGGGAACTCGTCGAGAGCAGCCAATACGGCCTGTCGACAGCGCCTGAACCAACTGGAGATTTCCCGATTCTACGTATGATGAACCTCGTGGACGGCCTCGCCGTCGAAAACGACATCCGCTTCGTGAATCTTACGGACGATCTCTTCCAGAACTATCGCTTGGACCACGGTGACGTTCTGTTCAACCGGACGAATAGTATCGACCTTGTCGGACGCACCGGAGTGTACACCCTAGCCGGCGATCATGTGTTTGCATCCTACCTGATCCGATTGCGGGTGAACCGAGATGTCATTTCCCCGGAGTATCTGACCGAGTACTTGAACGGCCCCCTCGGCCGACAGCAGGTGCTGTCGTTTGCGACCAAGGGTGTCAGCCAGGCCAACGTCAATGCGTCCAACCTCGCGAAAGTCCTAATTCCCCTCCCGCCGCGAGACGTTCAGGATCGTATTGTCGCCGATCTGGGGAAGATCAAGTCGGCGGGCCGGGGTCTCAGGGGGAGAGTGGAAGTCGCCGAACGGCTGAAGGCAATTCTAATGCGGGAACTCGATCAGAGCGAAGCAGGATGAACGGTTTCACGGAAGGCAACACGGTCGAGAACCTCATCCGCGACCTGCTGTGCGGGGGAGAAACCAAGCGCACGGCCGCGGGGCCGGGGCTGGCGCGCAAGGGCGGCAGTCTGGCCGGGCTGGGGTGGCACTATCTCGCGCCGGGGAACATCCCG encodes:
- a CDS encoding restriction endonuclease subunit S, translated to MPELKPGWRRVKFGEVVRQVKNRADPETSGLERFVAGEHMDSDNLKIRHWGNIRDGYLGPAFHMRFRPGQVLYGSRRTYLRKVALADFEGICANTTFVLESADPELLLPELLPFVLQTEGFHAHSKRESKGSVNPYVNFSDLAWYEFELPPQVEQHRLARALASAEGAIQMLTNAAESTLVAAQAFSGEMFRGNSRADMVPHPRLERVAAGWDVRTIGELVESSQYGLSTAPEPTGDFPILRMMNLVDGLAVENDIRFVNLTDDLFQNYRLDHGDVLFNRTNSIDLVGRTGVYTLAGDHVFASYLIRLRVNRDVISPEYLTEYLNGPLGRQQVLSFATKGVSQANVNASNLAKVLIPLPPRDVQDRIVADLGKIKSAGRGLRGRVEVAERLKAILMRELDQSEAG